Genomic segment of Fusobacterium varium:
CATTTGCTTCTATTAAGTCATCTAAAATTGCTCTAGCTACATTTGTTGATGGAATTGTTTTATTTATTGCTATTGCTTGAAGAGCTTTATCATATGAATTTTCAAAATAAGCATCAACAGCTAATTTTTCAGAAGCAGCCTGATTTTCTATTAAGCCTTTATAAAAAGTTGAAATAGGTTTTCTTGCTATTGGCTCTGGTCCCCAACTTCTTAAATAAGCTGGTACTTCTACCATAGTATCAGCTGAAATATTTGGAATAGCGCCATTATTCTCTACAATAACTAAATATCTATATCCTTTATTATAGGCAATTGACACAGCTGCATCCACTATAAAATCTCCAAAAACAGTAAATTCTTGTACTGGGCTTTTATATTCCGAAGGATTAGCTAAATATTTATGATATTCTTCTATCATCTCTTTTTCTCTTCCATTGATTACCATATCTGCTCTAGTATAGTTAGGATCCATTTTTTTAACTATATCTGAAGAATACAAATAGTATTGTAAATAGCTGTTAGGTAAATATTCTGGGTAATCTTTTATTATTTCAGCATATTGCTTCCATGTTTTTTGCCAATCTTTATCTTTATGATGTCTATCACTACATGCTGTCATTCCATTAGTTAAAATCATTTCTCTTAACTCTGGTAATCTATCTTTTCCAGTTTTATCATAAAGAGCTGTAAACCATCCGAAATGATTTAATCCAAAGTATTCTGGATCCAATTCTGTCCAATCTTTTAAGCCCAACATTTTGCTATAAGATAATAAAATTGCTACTGGCATATCACATATATTCAAAATTCTTTCATTTTTAAATTCTCTTCTTGTTGCTTCGGCTACAACTGCAGCTGGATTTGAATAATTTAATATCCAACAATTTGGAGAATATTTTTTAGCTTGTTTTATTATTTCTATAACAGCTGGAATTGATCTAATTCCATAAGAAATTGATCCTCCAGGACCACAAGTTTCTTGTCCTACAACTCCATATTTTAACGGAATTTTTTCATCAAAACTTCTCATTTTTAGTCCACCTTGTCTTATTTGAGCAAAAACAAAATCAACATTAGTAAAAGCTTCTTCGTAATTAGAAGTAGAAATTACTTCTAAATTATCATAAGTTTCATTTATAAATTGGGACATAATTGATTTAACCATATTCATTCTTTCTTCATCAATATCAAACAAAATTAATTTTTTTAATGGGAACTCCTCTTTTTTTTGCAATAAACTTTGAATTATTCCTGGTGTATGTGTACTTCCTGCTCCTGCAATTACAACTGTATTTTTTTTCATTTTTTTCCTCCTTTTTCGTTCAATAAGTAAATTTATAATACTAGTATCATAACATACTAAATTTTATAAAGTTTATTATTTTCATTTTTTGAAAATTTTTTAACTAATTCCTATTTTTTTATTAATAAGAATATACTTTAATATATAAATAGTTTTTTTTATAATAGTAAAACTTATAAAAATATTAGAAAATAATTTAATAAAAAAACTTGATTATTTTCTAACTTAA
This window contains:
- a CDS encoding 6-phospho-alpha-glucosidase — encoded protein: MKKNTVVIAGAGSTHTPGIIQSLLQKKEEFPLKKLILFDIDEERMNMVKSIMSQFINETYDNLEVISTSNYEEAFTNVDFVFAQIRQGGLKMRSFDEKIPLKYGVVGQETCGPGGSISYGIRSIPAVIEIIKQAKKYSPNCWILNYSNPAAVVAEATRREFKNERILNICDMPVAILLSYSKMLGLKDWTELDPEYFGLNHFGWFTALYDKTGKDRLPELREMILTNGMTACSDRHHKDKDWQKTWKQYAEIIKDYPEYLPNSYLQYYLYSSDIVKKMDPNYTRADMVINGREKEMIEEYHKYLANPSEYKSPVQEFTVFGDFIVDAAVSIAYNKGYRYLVIVENNGAIPNISADTMVEVPAYLRSWGPEPIARKPISTFYKGLIENQAASEKLAVDAYFENSYDKALQAIAINKTIPSTNVARAILDDLIEANGEFWPKLEKESY